A section of the Apodemus sylvaticus chromosome 10, mApoSyl1.1, whole genome shotgun sequence genome encodes:
- the Tlcd2 gene encoding TLC domain-containing protein 2, whose product MASGGLLVAGASFTVFRGLHWGLQLLPTPESVRDRWMWQNIFVSLIHSLLSGTGALVGLWLFPQMVADPIHDHPPWARVLVAVSVGYFVADGVDMLWNQTLAQAWDLLCHHLAVVSCLSTAVVSGHFVGFSMVSLLLELNSICLHVRKLLLLSHKASSLAFRVSSWATLTTLALFRLLPLGWMSLWLFREYNQVSLPLVILCGIGLVTVGSMSISLGIRILIKDVLQSRPYPFILIHKETQQTKSSEPVSRNSSTLSLNCGEVFSSVSPQRGGAGKR is encoded by the exons ATGGCATCCGGGGGACTCCTTGTGGCTGGCGCTTCCTTCACGGTGTTTCGGGGACTGCACTGGGGACTGCAGCTGCTGCCCACCCCGGAATCAGTTCGGGACCGCTGGATGTGGCAGAACATTTTCGTTTCGCTGATACACAGCCTACTCTCAGGAACTGGGGCGCTGGTCGG GCTGTGGCTGTTTCCCCAGATGGTCGCCGACCCGATTCATGATCACCCACCGTGGGCACGGGTCCTGGTAGCAGTGTCAGTGG GTTATTTCGTGGCAGATGGAGTTGACATGCTGTGGAATCAGACACTGGCTCAGGCTTGGGACCTTCTCTGTCACCATTTGGCG GTAGTGAGCTGCCTCAGTACCGCTGTTGTGTCTGGCCACTTTGTGGGCTTCTCTATGGTATCTCTACTCCTGGAGCTGAACTCCATCTGTTTGCATGTACGgaagctgctgctgctttctCATAAGGCCTCCTCCTTGGCCTTCAGAGTAAGCAGTTGGGCCACCCTGACCACCCTGGCCCTCTTCCGCCTTCTGCCTCTGGGATGGATGAGTCTGTGGTTGTTTCGGGAGTACAACCAGGTGTCTCTTCCTCTAGTCATCCTTTGTGGAATTGGGCTGGTCACCGTGGGTAGCATGAGCATCTCACTGGGAATCCGAATTCTGATCAAGGATGTTTTGCAGTCTCGGCCCTACCCATTTATCCTCATACACAAGGAGACTCAGCAAACCAAGTCATCTGAGCCTGTTTCCAGGAACAGTTCCACTCTCAGTCTGAACTGTGGGGAGGTCTTCTCTTCAGTCAGCCCTCAGAGAGGTGGGGCTGGGAAGAGGTAG